The following are from one region of the Gloeomargarita lithophora Alchichica-D10 genome:
- the holA gene encoding DNA polymerase III subunit delta translates to MPIYYYWGEDDHQIKQSAQQLIQQVVDPHWQSFNYQKVAGDALEVIQNALAESRTLPFGSGGRLTWISDAPLGTKCPEELGQTLLDLVPNLPEHSHVLFTGVNKLPVKSKVGQLFTQQGKVQEFTPIPPWKTEALAEMVRDTAQSLAIALKPDAVDYLVEAVGNDRYRLAQELQKIALLRPNDPRPLSAKEIQPLVPATTQTSLALAQAIRLGQTDMALNLLDDLLTMAEPPLRVTATLVSQFRLWLWVKLMQVDKQVDAQKVAAMTNLGNPKRIYFLEKEVRSLPLAALTQTLELLFEMELGIKRGAPAAVLLPTRMILLCGLYSRVAFPAQ, encoded by the coding sequence ATGCCAATTTATTATTACTGGGGCGAAGATGACCACCAAATCAAACAGTCTGCTCAACAGTTGATTCAGCAAGTGGTTGATCCCCATTGGCAGAGTTTTAATTATCAAAAAGTGGCAGGCGATGCCCTAGAAGTGATTCAAAATGCCCTGGCGGAAAGCCGTACCCTACCCTTTGGCAGTGGCGGGCGTTTGACCTGGATTAGCGATGCCCCATTAGGCACAAAATGTCCTGAAGAATTGGGGCAAACTTTGCTGGATTTAGTTCCCAATTTGCCGGAACATTCCCACGTTTTATTTACTGGAGTGAATAAACTCCCGGTAAAATCAAAAGTGGGGCAATTATTCACGCAACAGGGCAAGGTGCAGGAGTTTACCCCGATTCCCCCCTGGAAAACCGAAGCCCTCGCCGAGATGGTGCGGGACACGGCGCAAAGTTTAGCCATCGCTCTCAAACCCGATGCGGTGGATTATCTCGTAGAAGCGGTGGGCAATGACCGCTACCGCCTCGCCCAGGAATTGCAAAAAATTGCCCTCCTGCGCCCCAATGACCCCCGCCCTTTGAGTGCTAAGGAAATTCAACCCCTGGTGCCCGCCACCACCCAGACCAGTTTGGCACTCGCCCAAGCCATTCGCCTGGGACAGACGGATATGGCCTTAAATTTGCTGGACGATTTACTGACAATGGCCGAACCACCTCTGCGGGTCACGGCAACCTTGGTGAGCCAGTTCCGCCTCTGGTTGTGGGTGAAATTGATGCAGGTAGATAAACAGGTGGATGCCCAAAAAGTGGCGGCCATGACCAACCTGGGCAACCCCAAACGGATTTATTTTTTAGAGAAGGAAGTGCGCTCCCTACCCCTGGCCGCTTTGACGCAAACCCTAGAGCTTCTGTTCGAGATGGAGTTGGGGATCAAGCGGGGGGCACCGGCGGCGGTGCTTTTGCCCACCCGGATGATTTTGCTCTGTGGCCTGTACAGTCGGGTCGCTTTCCCGGCACAATAG
- the psbE gene encoding cytochrome b559 subunit alpha: MASGSTGERPFADIITSVRYWVIHSITIPALFIAGWLFISTGLAYDVFGTPRPDTYFSPVQAKPPVVSERYQARQQIDTFQQSLGENP, encoded by the coding sequence ATGGCATCAGGTAGCACCGGGGAACGCCCGTTTGCGGACATTATTACCAGTGTCCGTTATTGGGTGATCCACAGCATTACCATCCCGGCTTTGTTTATTGCGGGTTGGTTATTTATCAGTACGGGTTTGGCCTACGATGTGTTTGGTACACCCCGACCCGACACCTATTTCAGCCCAGTGCAGGCAAAACCGCCCGTGGTGTCTGAGCGGTATCAAGCTCGGCAACAAATTGATACATTTCAGCAAAGTTTAGGAGAAAATCCATGA
- the psbF gene encoding cytochrome b559 subunit beta, whose translation MTTNPSNEPVSYPIFTVRWLAVHTLGVPTIFFLGAIAAMQFIRR comes from the coding sequence ATGACCACCAATCCCTCTAATGAGCCGGTTTCTTACCCCATTTTCACGGTGCGCTGGTTGGCGGTGCATACCCTGGGGGTGCCGACGATTTTCTTTTTGGGAGCCATTGCCGCTATGCAGTTTATCCGCCGTTAG
- a CDS encoding photosystem II reaction center protein L, whose amino-acid sequence MADKNPNTQPVELNRTSLFLGLLLIFVLAILFSSYFFN is encoded by the coding sequence ATGGCTGACAAGAACCCGAATACCCAACCCGTTGAACTCAATCGCACGTCCCTATTTTTGGGATTGTTGTTGATTTTTGTGTTGGCAATTTTGTTCTCTAGCTACTTCTTTAATTAG
- a CDS encoding photosystem II reaction center protein J: MSGRIPLWLVGTVAGMGVLAVVSLFFWGSYVGVGSSL; this comes from the coding sequence ATGTCTGGTCGCATTCCCCTGTGGTTGGTGGGTACGGTCGCCGGTATGGGTGTATTAGCAGTGGTGTCTCTATTTTTCTGGGGTTCCTACGTGGGGGTCGGTTCCTCCCTGTAG
- a CDS encoding aminotransferase class V-fold PLP-dependent enzyme, whose protein sequence is MSKNLTKEPMDIAEQRRHFPALQDKTYLNFGGQGPLPTPAITAICAAYEQGQVWGPFSRRALDWVAEQEHLTRATLATTLNVAAADITLTQSTTQGCTIVLWGWPWQAGDHLLLSDGEHPGVVATVAQLAQRFGLTWSTCPLSYCTEDTITILEQAVQPQTRMLVLSHILWHTGEVLPLAEIGAFCAQRDIKLLIDGAQSLGVMPLDVTGVDFYTATGHKWLCGPAGLGVLYIHPQYREYLQPTHCGWRGLQGFTYQQPQWSPDGQRHEIATTAWELGVGLQASLTLHQSWGTATQRYGRLTQLAAELWTQLGEIPHLMRLLPHPPPCGLVSFRMANYSPETLAQKLEQRGILVRAVAAGNCTRASIHYLTTGEELTQLVQALRELQGGTDPHVGTPEK, encoded by the coding sequence TTGTCCAAAAATTTGACCAAGGAACCTATGGATATTGCCGAACAGCGTCGCCATTTTCCGGCTTTGCAGGACAAAACTTACTTGAACTTTGGCGGTCAAGGACCACTGCCGACCCCGGCGATCACGGCCATTTGTGCAGCCTACGAGCAAGGCCAAGTCTGGGGGCCATTTAGCCGCCGTGCCCTGGATTGGGTGGCAGAGCAGGAGCATCTCACCCGCGCAACGTTGGCGACAACCCTGAATGTGGCGGCGGCGGACATCACCCTCACCCAGTCCACCACCCAAGGCTGTACCATCGTCCTCTGGGGCTGGCCTTGGCAAGCGGGGGATCACCTGCTCCTCAGCGATGGGGAACACCCCGGCGTAGTCGCCACCGTAGCCCAACTCGCCCAACGGTTTGGCCTCACCTGGAGTACCTGTCCCCTGAGTTACTGTACTGAAGATACTATTACAATTTTAGAACAAGCCGTCCAACCCCAGACCCGGATGTTGGTGTTGAGCCACATTCTTTGGCACACGGGCGAAGTGCTGCCTCTGGCGGAAATTGGGGCATTTTGCGCCCAACGGGATATTAAATTACTGATTGACGGGGCGCAATCCTTGGGGGTCATGCCCCTGGACGTGACCGGGGTGGATTTTTACACCGCCACCGGCCACAAATGGCTGTGCGGCCCGGCGGGTTTGGGGGTTTTGTACATTCACCCGCAGTACCGAGAATATCTGCAACCCACCCATTGCGGCTGGCGGGGTTTGCAGGGTTTTACGTATCAGCAACCCCAGTGGTCACCGGACGGCCAACGGCATGAGATTGCCACCACCGCCTGGGAATTGGGGGTGGGACTGCAAGCCAGCTTAACCCTCCACCAGTCCTGGGGCACGGCCACCCAGCGCTACGGGCGTTTAACCCAGTTGGCGGCGGAATTGTGGACACAGTTGGGGGAAATTCCGCACCTGATGCGCCTATTGCCCCACCCGCCCCCCTGTGGTTTGGTCAGTTTTCGCATGGCAAACTATTCCCCGGAAACCCTTGCCCAAAAACTAGAGCAACGGGGAATTTTAGTGCGAGCCGTGGCCGCTGGCAATTGTACCCGTGCCTCCATTCATTACCTCACCACCGGCGAAGAATTGACCCAGTTGGTGCAGGCATTGCGGGAACTACAGGGAGGAACCGACCCCCACGTAGGAACCCCAGAAAAATAG